From the Cryptosporidium parvum Iowa II chromosome 2, whole genome shotgun sequence genome, one window contains:
- a CDS encoding ABC transporter family protein, 2x AAA domain: protein MKNIILTQLNMKESSCLEEAKYCNNGFFKKTKKIFQKISFFWVTPYFCERILFKKKTILELEGEYLDEYVNESYINTESLLNNGVINSENLLRRIIEAKWQAILGVTLLKIGNVFVSFIFSSYLTSFMKSETPRENASFGVKAIMIYLARLIFESQNRFHSGKLAFSIEAFLLRLSYSRLFYSYNSEKWRIKNEKGLKDTERLKNASSSNIMNIVLADCSSFPNLITSTLDLLIFPIRFLLTWILLKEHVGSVATSAVLTFLIVFSLGFFLQIIGSLFKAPFMRYRDIRISKTHEMLRQITQIWLLGQETKIKNQIFEIRRMETFYNRLRLILIQIGTFLDYHVQAISQLVLFVSYISKVINDYSKFENKSLKSLGPTGVTVLNIFFTVSSIRGLPSNMIEGFISFRRFQEFLKNTEIDEKWFKAEFKNLKNKKECDKDVILDFKGSRFIELNKVSNEFIANNDKNEQDKSYEDKNENTKLLADEVDLRSVITDDHFKDLSVQIKKGEKVFVIGESGSGKTTFIQKILLNENLLLNNMNEHEYGHFYYNYYLLNNLPIGYVSQIPWIPSGTVRSIILFGSEYIEDRYMRIIECCNLVTDFQQWKEGDLKQIDEGGSILSKGQKTRICIARTLYFFFSNMDSNSKSEYCPLFIFDDIFSNLDHFVANKLFYNLFNSNGILSNSSVIITIDQRSLSNFLKYSSTLDSKPSLNLYNSFHYLCIDHFNYSPNSFKIPQQVLINDFESIFTDTRIDTLVNNDHHHMIFSPKNPNHTHSDPIYNVQNNSYTMNFNHYPEISRQNTESDKLISNNNSSIINSFKEKVVNKGHISLNSYNWYLSKVGRPIIIIIMFILLSKSALERLSELLFTGNSTHAHTLKRFLLLYSLSTGLSLTFGGLVFILEAIACTFGANEIYKSIFDSLLIKIPNIIPIHIILNRIGGDMLIIDTCIVKSIISSLAPVLTIIGQTIFIVYTFPYFTPFFLIWIMLIIKPICLKFISSYREYQRFSISLFSSICGIFSGTQLGGLTIAMLRKQEMLRSQASENIDLYIKVRYIQLASTQWAGFWMNIAMTPVGIILNIILIQLGFQSQSSSAFICIYYFLSIAESISSLIYKFVQLEKEMCSVERIKNYIETFTLLNEYIQKNEQNSYIEEYNNNQEQIPPQFNSNDIEHMNHFSTLVNIVPIFPENHSLQDSYNQQGLFIKDLQISTLNYFSISREFNKESIDNLKFETLLLINGILKAYPGNIIGIIGRTGSGKSSLINSIMGLHLQTNGTILLNNVKINNIKNKNQLIALLPQENLFMDGYTIRSLLDPFSQYSDHLILEALNKIKLLDFILLLPLKLETIIISQDSNEYNFDHNFQRNQSIHNTIILSNSQIRYLSFIQFIISPLKYQLLLIDEPPYNVTFSYNNKTFETPSIHNIINSTFKHCPSLIITHDIGIFDNCDIFWIIKNNQLHKVIYKQFGELPNNYIWNELSDLK from the coding sequence atgaagaatataataCTCACACAGTTAAATATGAAAGAATCTTCATGTTTAGAAGAGGCAAAGTATTGCAATAATGGattttttaagaaaacaaaaaaaatatttcaaaagattTCATTCTTTTGGGTAACTCCATATTTTTGTGAAAGGatactttttaaaaagaagaCAATTTTAGAATTAGAAGGTGAATATCTGGATGAGTATGTAAATGAATCATATATTAATACTGAGagtttattgaataatGGCGTGATAAACTCAGAAAATCTGTTAAGGAGAATTATTGAAGCAAAATGGCAAGCAATTTTAGGAGTaactttattaaagataGGAAATGTTTTTGTatcatttatattttcaagttaTTTAACCAGTTTTATGAAATCTGAGACTCCTAGAGAGAATGCAAGTTTTGGAGTGAAAGCAATAATGATATATTTGGCCCGCcttatatttgaatctcAAAATAGATTTCATAGTGGGAAATTAGCTTTTAGTATTGAAGCTTTTCTATTGAGGTTATCTTATTCAAGATTGTTTTATTCATATAATAGTGAGAAGTGGAGGataaaaaatgagaaaGGTTTAAAGGATACTGAGAGATTAAAGAATGCAAGTTCTTCgaatataatgaatataGTTTTGGCAGATTGTTCAAGttttccaaatttaataaCATCAACtttagatttattaatatttccaataagatttcttttaacttggattttattaaaagaacATGTAGGATCAGTGGCAACAAGTGCTGTATTAAcatttttaatagttttcTCATTGGgtttttttcttcagaTTATTGGTTCGTTATTTAAAGCTCCTTTTATGAGGTATCGTGATATAAGAATTTCAAAAACTCATGAAATGCTTAGACAGATTACTCAAATATGGTTGCTTGGACAAGAAACTAAGATTAAGAATCAGATCTTTGAGATTAGAAGAATGGAGACATTTTATAATAGATTAAGATTAATACTAATTCAGATCGGTACCTTTTTAGATTATCATGTACAAGCAATTTCTCAATTGGTTCTTTTTGTATCTTATATATCAAAAGTGATAAAtgattattcaaaatttgagaataaatctttaaagAGTCTTGGCCCAACAGGAGTTACAGTATTAAACATATTTTTCACAGTTTCTTCCATTAGAGGGCTTCCTTCTAATATGATAGAGGGATTTATTTCCTTTAGAAGATTTCAAGAGTTTTTAAAGAACACTGAGATTGATGAAAAGTGGTTTAAAGCTGAATTTAAGAACTTgaagaataaaaaagagTGTGACAAGGACGTTATTCTTGATTTTAAAGGATCGAGATTTATTGAACTAAACAAGGTATCGAATGAATTCATAGCTAATAATGACAAAAATGAGCAAGACAAAAGCTATGAGGATAAAAACGAGAATACAAAACTGTTAGCAGATGAGGTAGACTTGAGATCAGTTATTACTGATGATCATTTCAAGGATTTATCAGtgcaaattaaaaaaggaGAAAAGGTTTTTGTGATTGGAGAATCAGGATCTGGAAAAACTACattcattcaaaaaatactattaaatgaaaatctTCTTCTGAATAATATGAATGAACATGAATATGGGCATTTTTACTATAACtattatcttttaaataatctACCAATAGGATATGTTTCACAAATACCATGGATACCTTCTGGTACTGTAagatcaataatattatttggatcAGAGTATATAGAAGATCGCTATATGAGAATTATTGAATGCTGCAACTTAGTAACAGACTTTCAACAATGGAAAGAGGGAGATTTAAAGCAAATTGACGAAGGAGGGAGTATTTTAAGTAAAGGACAAAAAACCAGAATATGTATTGCAAGAACTCTTTACTTCTTTTTCTCTAATATGGACTCCAATTCTAAATCAGAATATTGTCCtttgtttatttttgatgataTATTCTCCAATTTGGACCATTTTGTTGCTAATAAACTCTTTTACAATCTCTTTAATAGCAATGGAATTCTCTCAAATTCTTCAGTAATCATCACAATTGACCAAAGATCACTCTCCAACTTCCTTAAATACTCCTCTACTCTAGATTCTAAACCCTCATTGAATCTATACAACTcctttcattatttatgcattgatcattttaattattcaccaaattctttcaaaatcCCTCAACAAGTTCTCattaatgattttgaatCTATTTTTACAGATACTCGTATTGATACTCTTGTTAATAATGACCATCATCATATGATCTTCTCCCCAAAAAACCCTAATCATACACACTCTGATCCAATCTATAATgttcaaaataattcttatACAATGAATTTTAATCATTATCCAGAaatttcccgccaaaacaCAGAATCTGACAAacttatttctaataataattcctctattattaattcatttaaagaaaaagttgTTAATAAAGGACATATTTCCCTAAATAGCTATAATTGGTATCTCTCTAAAGTTGGAAGGccaatcattattattatcatgTTTATATTACTTTCCAAATCAGCACTTGAAAGACTTAGTGAATTGCTTTTTACTGGAAATTCAACGCATGCACACACCCTTAAAAGATTTCTTCTATTATATTCTCTTTCTACTGGTCTCAGTTTGACTTTTGGCGGGCTGGTCTTTATTTTAGAGGCTATTGCATGCACTTTTGGCGCCAatgaaatttataaaaGTATATTcgattctttattaataaaaataccAAATATAATACCAATACATATTATATTGAATAGGATTGGGGGTGATATGTTGATTATAGATACATGTATTGTGAAGTCAATTATTTCCAGTTTAGCACCAGTATTGACAATCATAGGTCAGacaatatttattgtatATACATTTCCTTATTTTACaccattttttcttatatGGATAATGCTTATTATAAAGCCGATATGCcttaaatttatttcatctTATAGGGAATATCAGAGGTTTTCAATATCTCTTTTTTCCTCAATATGTGGAATATTTTCTGGAACACAGCTTGGAGGTTTAACAATTGCAATGCTTAGAAAACAAGAAATGCTTAGAAGTCAAGCTagtgaaaatattgatttatatattaaggTTAGATATATACAGCTTGCTTCAACTCAATGGGCAGGGTTTTGGATGAATATTGCAATGACTCCTGTTGggattatattaaatattatattaattcagTTAGGATTTCAAAGTCAATCAAGTTCAGCATTTATCtgtatatattatttcctTTCTATTGCAGAAtctatttcttctttaatatataaattcgTACAATTAGAGAAAGAAATGTGTTCAGTTGAAAGGATTAAAAATTACATTGAAACTTTTACATTATTGAATGAatatatacaaaaaaatgagCAAAATTCTTatattgaagaatataACAATAATCAAGAACAAATACCTCCtcaatttaattcaaatgataTCGAACATATGAATCATTTTAGTACTCTTGTTAATATTGTACCTATTTTTCCAGAAAATCATAGTCTACAAGATTCTTATAATCAACAAGGTTTATTTATCAAAGATTTACAAATTTCtactttgaattatttcTCTATTTCAagagaatttaataaagaatctATTGATAACttaaaatttgaaactttattattaattaatggtATTTTAAAAGCATATCCAGGAAATATAATTGGTATTATTGGAAGAACTGGATCAGGTAAATCATCtcttattaattcaattatgGGTTTACATTTACAAACAAATGGAACTATTTTACTTAATAAtgttaaaattaataatattaagaataaaaatcaaCTTATTGCATTACTTCCTCAAGAAAATCTTTTTATGGATGGTTATACAATTAGATCTTTATTAGACCCTTTTTCTCAATATTCTGATCATCTTATACTAGAAGCTTTAAATAAGattaaattattggatTTCATTCTCTTACTTCCTTTAAAGTTAGAAACTATTATAATTTCACAAGATTctaatgaatataattttgatcATAATTTCCAAAGAAATCAATCCATACATaatacaataatattatcaaattctcAAATTAGGTACCTAtcttttattcaatttatcATATCACcattaaaatatcaattattaCTTATTGATGAACCTCCATATAATGTTACTTTttcatataataataaaacatTTGAAACTCCATCTATTcataatatcattaattccACCTTCAAACATTGTccttctttaattattactcATGATATTGGTATTTTCGATAATTGTGACattttttggattattaaaaataaccAGCTTCATAAAGTTATATATAAACAATTTGGAGAATTGcctaataattatatttggaATGAACTAAgtgatttaaaataa
- a CDS encoding ABC transporter with 9x transmembrande domains and 2xAAA encodes MKFNKKNIEFAGGNTLWSKLFFTWLSPWMSKFLGPGVNTDDLPRLPANDDIPIWTNYLEKAVNQEERISKLKGKGLRIYKPLIKVFWFQCLMVLLLKVFFDVLQTLATLSLRSFVSSLEPDSSNKNNLNNNKNNYYMGSVFIVLTLLKILVETQYSYWCGRVSLRIQASLISMTFRRVVHWKTSAISFEESAIGKSARKSIILRHAESRGIQDSEAVISSNVFNLIVVDTLAVEGFLINAIECFIFPLRLIIAYFVLKDSLGSSTTIVGIFTLIVFLIISFTCQIIASTYKAPFMSARDKRIDRCHEVLSEVRTLQMMGYQNIATDRVMKCRQVEMKANKIRNTLSLVGNWIGYQMSGIAQLVLFLLAVYKGIQYSREHNVPLVIPASVGVTTLKVLFSLLGPCRNLSMYSFATIEALISFNRFQSFLRSRPLDLRHCYSHSITSNNFHDLSPNTKTPTPIERACMHNSGANSLDDTRNIANSRLITDDRENTSSPDSTRLFSLRYQTLSSISDKEAPEDSIIGNFDHHTNSNIYSRYTTSNKGNHLANLKDITSKDVVVMRNSSYTWNKETRKRNKYNNDTANEHTHLLNRNYEFSTTSVLNNSDTRFKLKNINLSLSLGETIIVVGSPGSGKTSLMNAVLDEIVQETGLTYVQPRETKSPIAYASQIPWIPNGSIKNIILFGRPLNQLKYDVILDCCQLNQDFKSWQDGDLRIVDEGGCSLSGGQRARICLARALYSLPDYLFYNQESSPLSEPIIESESSSYNNSNLSISCLPSSQDSILYLLDDIFVSLDPGVSKTIFKKLFGKNGLLRKVATILSIDHTILSFLMSTSKLLKDFNPKILVLDDGSPQFFGMYQSYLSDWRCINLDITNKDNGPHSEEFSNDDDFSYNNNNKYDTTTNNNTMYLSTNPSTKCETLRKVMEKEGRVTGMVSKKTYYWYFSKLKWSWTIALFILCYSKTMFDKGTDYYMGSYTSRAPLTDVDKSIFEGKKFALIYIILALIQLAVSSMVFIGEAICGIKAAIEIHDNLLVDVLNAPLNFFDSNPVGRVLSRFSTDLLMVDNIPIMKIATVLVGAMNVLFQCIVVVSAEPSVVFLFPMIGLGIYYAVARYFSRSSRELQRMCLVLYSPLCGVFSEAMSGGPIIRAFRAQDHYMLQGTEIIDMVQRAKFMQLCSKEWSSLRTQLLTFPLTAMSSNFFTALISDFFSSPSDTLLEGQTSDMNTRLGSGPGAGIVGIALYYSESIASNIGMTITSYVNMEKEMISVERLHQYYEILNKEKIYNLPFSSPCKVEDIEKQEKNIENIKSGVKIIDLEVRYRRPNSNPADNPDEIYFPPAINKMNACTGPNEHIGVIGRTGSGKSTFLQAILGLVPITNGRVFLDNIPIDQMSNEDRNKLIGILPQVPLILKGWTVRNFLDPYQKFSKDDIWDALNLCGLSSLIRSLPGGKMLDAVIVPDNSSGATYNSNNISENSIKTEQKSKMTNCINSSHSETPDDERYLSDSQLRYLSLARLVLNAKSYRLILVDEPPPDVFQEDTIDYVPIHQLLRQYFPHCTVFVVAHHAASLQNCKKVWVLGKGRILFETDLNSNFSQDQMLQLFQTAETECVEFEASKNTKQK; translated from the coding sequence GGGTAATACCCTATGGAGTAAGCTATTTTTTACTTGGTTGTCACCTTGGATGTCTAAGTTCTTAGGACCAGGAGTTAACACTGATGATCTCCCTCGTCTACCTGCAAATGATGACATTCCAATATGGActaattatttagaaaagGCTGTCAATCAAGAAGAAAGAATCAGTAAACTTAAAGGAAAAGGTTTAAGAATATACAAGCCTTTAATTAAGGTTTTTTGGTTTCAATGCCTTATGGTTCTACTCTTGAAAGTCTTTTTTGATGTTTTGCAAACATTAGCTACATTATCATTGAGAAGTTTTGTTTCAAGCTTAGAACCTGATTcctcaaataaaaataatcttaataataacaaaaacAACTACTATATGGGAAGTGTATTTATTGTACTTACGTTACTCAAAATACTTGTGGAAACTCAATATAGTTATTGGTGTGGAAGAGTTAGCTTAAGAATACAAgcttcattaatttctatgACTTTTAGAAGAGTTGTCCATTGGAAGACTTCTGCAATATCATTTGAAGAATCTGCTATTGGAAAATCTGCACGAAAATCCATTATTCTACGTCATGCAGAGTCTAGAGGAATCCAAGACAGTGAGGCTGTTATATCATCAAATGTATTTAATCTTATCGTTGTTGATACATTAGCTGTTGAGGGATTCCTTATTAATGCAATTGAATGCTTTATTTTCCCTTTGAGACTTATTATTGCATATTTTGTACTCAAAGATTCTCTTGGATCCTCTACAACCATTGTTGGAATCTTTACATTAATTGTATTCTTAATCATATCATTTACATGCCAAATTATTGCATCAACTTATAAAGCACCTTTCATGTCAGCTAGAGATAAACGTATTGATAGATGCCATGAAGTTCTTAGTGAAGTCAGAACTTTACAAATGATGGGGTATCAAAATATTGCTACTGATAGAGTCATGAAATGTAGACAAGTTGAAATGAAAGCTAACAAAATTCGTAATACATTATCTTTAGTTGGTAATTGGATTGGATATCAAATGTCTGGAATTGCTCAACTTGTTCTATTCTTACTTGCAGTATATAAAGGAATTCAATACTCTAGGGAACATAATGTCCCTCTCGTTATTCCAGCCTCTGTTGGAGTTACTACTCTAAAAGTATTGTTCTCCTTACTTGGTCCTTGCAGAAATTTATCCATGTATTCTTTTGCCACTATTGAAGCACtcatttcatttaataGATTCCAATCATTTCTTAGATCTAGACCTCTTGATCTCAGACATTGTTATTCACACTCCATTACATCCAATAATTTCCATGATCTTTCACCTAATACAAAAACCCCTACTCCTATTGAACGTGCATGCATGCACAATTCTGGCGCCAATTCTCTTGATGATACCAGAAATATTGCAAATTCTAGACTAATTACTGATGATAGAGAAAACACAAGTTCTCCTGATTCTACAAGACTTTTTTCCCTTAGATATCAAACCTTATCATCTATCTCTGATAAAGAAGCTCCAGAAGATTCTATTATTGGGAATTTTGATCATCatacaaattcaaatatctATTCAAGATATACTACTAGCAATAAAGGTAATCATCTAGCCAATCTAAAAGATATAACCAGTAAGGATGTTGTTGTTATGAGAAATTCATCATATACTTGGAATAAAGAAACACGTAAAAGGAATAAGTATAATAATGATACAGCTAATGAACATACTCATCTACTTAATCGAAATTATGAATTCAGTACAACTTCTGTTTTAAATAACTCTGATACaagatttaaattaaagaatattaacTTATCATTATCTCTTGGGGAAACTATTATTGTTGTTGGATCACCAGGAAGTGGAAAAACTTCTTTAATGAATGCTGTATTAGATGAAATTGTTCAAGAAACTGGATTAACTTATGTTCAACCAAGAGAAACTAAAAGTCCTATAGCTTATGCATCTCAGATACCTTGGATTCCTAACGGAAGtatcaaaaatatcattCTATTTGGTAGACCTCTTAATCAGCTTAAATATGATGTTATATTAGATTGTTGTCAGCTTAATCAAGATTTCAAATCCTGGCAAGATGGAGACTTAAGAATTGTTGATGAAGGAGGTTGTTCATTAAGTGGAGGACAAAGAGCTAGGATTTGTTTAGCTAGAGCTTTATATTCTCTTCCTGATTACTTATTTTATAATCAAGAATCTTCTCCTTTATCAGAACCTATAATAGAATCTGAAAGCTCATCTTACAATAATAGTAATCTATCAATCTCCTGTTTACCTTCTTCTCAAGATTCTATTTTATATCTACTCGATGATATTTTTGTAAGCTTGGATCCTGGAGTTAGtaaaacaatatttaaaaaattatttggtaAAAATGGattattaagaaaagtTGCTACAATATTATCTATTGATCATACAATTCTATCATTCTTAATGAGTACTAGTAAACTGCTCAAGGATTTTAATCCAAAAATTCTTGTTCTAGATGATGGCTCTCCTCAATTCTTTGGAATGTACCAATCTTATCTTTCAGATTGGAGATGTATAAATTTGGATATTActaataaagataatgGACCTCATTCTGAGGAATTTAGTAACGATGATGATTTTtcttataataataacaataaataTGACACTACAacgaataataatacaatgTATCTATCTACGAATCCTTCAACTAAATGTGAGACTTTAAGAAAGGTTATGGAAAAAGAGGGGAGAGTTACTGGTATGGTTTCAAAGAAGACTTATTATTGGTACTTTTCAAAGCTTAAATGGAGTTGGACTATAgcattatttatattatgtTATTCAAAAACTATGTTTGATAAAGGTACAGATTATTATATGGGTTCATATACTTCAAGAGCTCCTCTTACTGATGTTGACAAATCCATCTTTGAGGGTAAAAAATTTgcattaatttatattattttagcACTAATACAATTAGCTGTGAGCTCAATGGTTTTTATTGGAGAAGCAATTTGTGGTATTAAAGCAGCCATAGAAATTCATGATAATTTATTGGTTGATGTTTTAAATGCTCCATTAAACTTTTTTGATTCTAACCCTGTTGGTAGAGTTCTTAGTAGATTCAGTACAGATCTACTTATGGTAGATAATATCCCAATAATGAAGATTGCTACGGTTTTAGTTGGAGCAATGAATGTTTTATTTCAATGTATTGTAGTAGTATCAGCAGAACCTTCAGTagtatttctttttccaaTGATTGGATTGGGTATTTATTATGCAGTTGCAAGATATTTTTCAAGATCTTCCCGTGAACTTCAAAGAATGTGTCTTGTATTATATTCACCATTATGTGGAGTATTCTCTGAAGCAATGAGTGGAGGGCCAATAATTAGAGCCTTTCGTGCTCAAGATCATTATATGTTACAGGGTACCGAGATTATTGATATGGTTCAAAGAGCTAAATTTATGCAACTATGTTCAAAAGAATGGTCTTCTTTAAGAACTCAACTTTTAACTTTTCCATTAACAGCAATGTCTTCAAACTTTTTCACCGCTTTAATTTCTGATTTCTTTTCTAGTCCATCAGATACTTTATTAGAAGGTCAGACATCCGATATGAATACAAGATTAGGATCAGGTCCAGGGGCTGGTATTGTTGGTATAGCATTATATTACTCAGAATCAATTGCTTCAAATATTGGTATGACAATAACATCATATGTAAATATGGAGAAAGAGATGATTTCTGTGGAGAGGTTACATCAATATTATGAGATTTTGAATAAGGAGAAGATTTATAATTTACCATTTTCTTCTCCATGTAAGGTTGAAGATATAGAAAAACAAGAGAagaatatagaaaatataaaaagtGGTGTAAAGATCATTGATTTAGAGGTTAGATATAGACGTCCAAATAGTAATCCAGCAGATAATCCTGATGAAATTTACTTCCCTCCAGCAATTAATAAGATGAATGCTTGCACTGGTCCAAACGAACATATTGGAGTAATAGGCAGAACAGGTAGTGGTAAATCAACATTTTTACAGGCAATTTTAGGTTTAGTTCCAATAACTAATGGCAGAGTATTTTTAGATAATATTCCAATTGATCAAATGAGTAATGAagatagaaataaattgataGGTATTCTTCCACAGGTACCCTTAATTCTGAAAGGTTGGACAGTTCGCAACTTTTTAGATCCATACCAAAAATTCTCAAAGGATGATATTTGGGATGCTCTTAATTTATGTGGTTTATCAAGTTTAATTAGGTCGTTACCAGGTGGGAAGATGCTTGATGCTGTAATAGTACCAGATAATAGTTCAGGAGCTACatataatagtaataatatttcagaGAATTCAATCAAGACAGAACAAAAATCAAAGATGACTAACTGTATAAATTCAAGTCATTCTGAGACTCCAGACGATGAGAGATATTTATCAGATTCTCAATTAAGATATTTATCATTAGCAAGATTAGTTTTAAATGCAAAGAGCTACAGATTAATTCTAGTTGATGAGCCTCCACCTGATGTATTTCAAGAAGATACTATTGATTATGTACCTATACATCAATTATTAAGACAATATTTCCCTCATTGTACAGTTTTTGTAGTTGCTCATCATGCAGCGTCTTTACAAAATTGTAAAAAAGTATGGGTACTGGGGAAAGGACGGATATTATTCGAGACTGatttgaattcaaatttttctcAGGATCAAATGTTACAGCTTTTTCAAACTGCAGAAACTGAATGTGTGGAGTTTGAAGCAAGCAAAAATACTAAAcaaaaatga